From the Theobroma cacao cultivar B97-61/B2 chromosome 2, Criollo_cocoa_genome_V2, whole genome shotgun sequence genome, one window contains:
- the LOC18607136 gene encoding uncharacterized protein LOC18607136: protein MNGYSKMKAVGNGSSRSMDSSDLMPLPQTPKPISSITPNHTEKNQEINQVVIKNSNPITTQQDSSEQEDEQEGNNEEMFGPKLRRNSSVSSSYALQAAVKRAFSMRRSSSVSERYCRIHDQSVTLASPFDDEELDTTGTRRSAKKKKNSRGKILKAWKKLFGL from the coding sequence atgAACGGGTATTCCAAGATGAAAGCTGTTGGCAATGGAAGTTCAAGATCCATGGACTCTTCAGATCTCATGCCACTGCCTCAAACCCCAAAACCCATTTCTAGTATCACCCCAAACCACACGGAGAAGAACCAAGAAATCAACCAGGTGGTCATCAAGAACTCAAACCCCATCACCACCCAACAAGATTCATCAGAGCAAGAAGATGAGCAAGAAGGCAATAATGAGGAGATGTTCGGTCCCAAATTGAGAAGAAACAGCTCTGTGTCTTCTTCTTATGCACTCCAAGCTGCTGTGAAGAGAGCATTCTCCATGAGAAGATCTTCTTCTGTCTCCGAAAGGTACTGCAGGATCCACGACCAGTCTGTGACTTTAGCCTCACCctttgatgatgaagaattggACACAACTGGAACAAGAAGATCcgcaaagaagaagaagaacagcAGAGGCAAGATCCTTAAAGCATGGAAGAAACTTTTTGGACTGTAG
- the LOC18607137 gene encoding MACPF domain-containing protein At4g24290 isoform X1, whose product MALKVPAQKAAEIAIGSIGRGYDLARDLRLKYCSGDAMDLPLIEFDEVGCYDVALPGGISISNVSKLIKCNQGEAMRIGSDVTSFQQMSERFNHEMSLSGKIPSGFFNAMFDFSGCWQKDAANTKTLAFDGMMITLYTVALEKSQLVLNDHVKKAVPSSWEPAALARFIKTFGTHIIVGVKMGGKDVIYVKQKHSSILRPSDLHTKLKKMADEKFLQNDGRNRIDWKQVKLQNEMQDISIIYQRRGGKEEMNLSHAKWLQTVQVQPDVVSMSSIPITSLLSGIPMSGFLNYAINLYLRYKPPLEELHFFLEFQLPRQWAPVFKEVPRGPQHKRQSNSFLQFKFLGPKLYVNTIPVDVGKRPVTGLRLYLEGKRSNRLAVYMQHLSSLPTYFQLAAEPDDTFPEKSYDKGYFEKVRWKNFSRVCTAPVESFNDHSIVTGAQLQVEKYGFKTVLFLRLRFSTVLGAIIVRHSEWDGSFGVSPQSGVLSDLFIRPLTPAPPQPEPRTSSSVYPGGPPMPNYTPKLLKFVDTAEMIRGPQDPPGYWVVSGARLVVEEGKIALRVKYSLLTATIPDEHT is encoded by the exons ATGGCACTCAAGGTTCCAGCTCAGAAGGCAGCTGAGATTGCAATTGGGTCAATTGGGCGTGGATATGATCTAGCTCGTGATTTAAGGTTGAAATATTGTAGTGGAGATGCAATGGATTTGCCTTTGATTGAGTTCGATGAAGTTGGGTGTTATGATGTAGCTCTGCCTGGTGGAATTTCTATCTCAAATGTATCCAAATTGATAAAATGTAACCAGGGTGAGGCCATGAGGATCGGGTCTGATGTTACCTCTTTTCAGCAg ATGTCAGAACGGTTCAACCATGAGATGTCTCTGAGTGGTAAAATTCCTTCTGGTTTTTTCAATGCGATGTTTGACTTCTCAGGCTGTTGGCAGAAAGATGCAGCCAATACAAAGACCCTAGCTTTCGATGGGATGATGATCACACTTTATACAGTTGCACTTGAGAAATCTCAATTGGTACTAAATGATCATGTTAAGAAAGCTGTTCCATCCTCATGGGAACCTGCTGCCTTAGCAAG ATTCATCAAGACATTTGGAACCCATATTATAGTTGGTGTGAAGATGGGCGGGAAGGATGTAATATATGTAAAGCAAAAGCATTCATCAATTCTTAGACCTTCTGATCTACATACAAAATTGAAGAAGATGGCTGATGAGAAGTTTTTACAGAACGATGGACGAAATCGGATTGATTGGAAACAAGTCAAGCTACAAAATGAG ATGCAGGATATCTCAATAATTTACCAAAGGAGAGGTGGAAAAGAGGAAATGAACTTATCCCATGCTAAGTGGTTACAAACTGTTCAGGTTCAGCCTGATGTGGTCTCAATGTCCTCCATACCAATTACCTCTTTGTTAAGTGGAATTCCAATGAGCGGATTCTTGAACTATGCCATAAATCTCTATTTACGAT ATAAACCCCCACTTGAAGaactccatttctttttagaATTTCAGCTGCCAAGGCAATGGGCACCTGTTTTCAAAGAGGTTCCCCGTGGTCCACAGCACAAGCGACAGAGCAATTCATTTTTACAGTTCAAGTTCTTGGGTCCCAAGCTTTATGTTAACACCATTCCA GTTGATGTGGGTAAGAGACCAGTTACAGGTCTCCGGCTCTATCTGGAGGGGAAAAGAAGCAATCGCTTGGCTGTCTACATGCAGCACCTTTCTTCTCTGCCAACCTACTTTCAACTTGCGGCTGAACCCGATGATACCTTCCCTGAAAAGTCCTATGATAAAGGATACTTTGAAAAAGTTAGATGGAAGAACTTCTCTAGAGTCTGCACAGCTCCTGTAGAGTCTTTCAATGATCATTCCATAGTAACTGGAGCTCAGCTACAGGTAGAGAAATATGGGTTCAAAACAGTTCTCTTCTTACGACTTCGTTTCTCCACTGTTTTGGGAGCTATAATTGTAAGACATTCAGAGTGGGATGGATCGTTTGGAGTTTCGCCTCAGTCAGGAGTCCTATCAGATTTGTTCATCAGGCCTTTAACACCAGCACCACCACAACCTGAGCCACGTACAAGCTCTTCGGTTTACCCCGGTGGCCCTCCAATGCCTAATTATACCCCAAAACTATTGAAATTTGTTGATACAGCTGAGATGATTAGAGGGCCACAAGATCCTCCTGGATACTGGGTTGTCTCTGGGGCAAGACTAGTTGTTGAGGAAGGCAAGATTGCTCTACGGGTCAAGTACTCCTTACTGACAGCTACAATACCCGATGAACATACCTGA
- the LOC18607137 gene encoding MACPF domain-containing protein At4g24290 isoform X2 — MLPLFSRQMSERFNHEMSLSGKIPSGFFNAMFDFSGCWQKDAANTKTLAFDGMMITLYTVALEKSQLVLNDHVKKAVPSSWEPAALARFIKTFGTHIIVGVKMGGKDVIYVKQKHSSILRPSDLHTKLKKMADEKFLQNDGRNRIDWKQVKLQNEMQDISIIYQRRGGKEEMNLSHAKWLQTVQVQPDVVSMSSIPITSLLSGIPMSGFLNYAINLYLRYKPPLEELHFFLEFQLPRQWAPVFKEVPRGPQHKRQSNSFLQFKFLGPKLYVNTIPVDVGKRPVTGLRLYLEGKRSNRLAVYMQHLSSLPTYFQLAAEPDDTFPEKSYDKGYFEKVRWKNFSRVCTAPVESFNDHSIVTGAQLQVEKYGFKTVLFLRLRFSTVLGAIIVRHSEWDGSFGVSPQSGVLSDLFIRPLTPAPPQPEPRTSSSVYPGGPPMPNYTPKLLKFVDTAEMIRGPQDPPGYWVVSGARLVVEEGKIALRVKYSLLTATIPDEHT; from the exons ATGTTACCTCTTTTCAGCAg gcAGATGTCAGAACGGTTCAACCATGAGATGTCTCTGAGTGGTAAAATTCCTTCTGGTTTTTTCAATGCGATGTTTGACTTCTCAGGCTGTTGGCAGAAAGATGCAGCCAATACAAAGACCCTAGCTTTCGATGGGATGATGATCACACTTTATACAGTTGCACTTGAGAAATCTCAATTGGTACTAAATGATCATGTTAAGAAAGCTGTTCCATCCTCATGGGAACCTGCTGCCTTAGCAAG ATTCATCAAGACATTTGGAACCCATATTATAGTTGGTGTGAAGATGGGCGGGAAGGATGTAATATATGTAAAGCAAAAGCATTCATCAATTCTTAGACCTTCTGATCTACATACAAAATTGAAGAAGATGGCTGATGAGAAGTTTTTACAGAACGATGGACGAAATCGGATTGATTGGAAACAAGTCAAGCTACAAAATGAG ATGCAGGATATCTCAATAATTTACCAAAGGAGAGGTGGAAAAGAGGAAATGAACTTATCCCATGCTAAGTGGTTACAAACTGTTCAGGTTCAGCCTGATGTGGTCTCAATGTCCTCCATACCAATTACCTCTTTGTTAAGTGGAATTCCAATGAGCGGATTCTTGAACTATGCCATAAATCTCTATTTACGAT ATAAACCCCCACTTGAAGaactccatttctttttagaATTTCAGCTGCCAAGGCAATGGGCACCTGTTTTCAAAGAGGTTCCCCGTGGTCCACAGCACAAGCGACAGAGCAATTCATTTTTACAGTTCAAGTTCTTGGGTCCCAAGCTTTATGTTAACACCATTCCA GTTGATGTGGGTAAGAGACCAGTTACAGGTCTCCGGCTCTATCTGGAGGGGAAAAGAAGCAATCGCTTGGCTGTCTACATGCAGCACCTTTCTTCTCTGCCAACCTACTTTCAACTTGCGGCTGAACCCGATGATACCTTCCCTGAAAAGTCCTATGATAAAGGATACTTTGAAAAAGTTAGATGGAAGAACTTCTCTAGAGTCTGCACAGCTCCTGTAGAGTCTTTCAATGATCATTCCATAGTAACTGGAGCTCAGCTACAGGTAGAGAAATATGGGTTCAAAACAGTTCTCTTCTTACGACTTCGTTTCTCCACTGTTTTGGGAGCTATAATTGTAAGACATTCAGAGTGGGATGGATCGTTTGGAGTTTCGCCTCAGTCAGGAGTCCTATCAGATTTGTTCATCAGGCCTTTAACACCAGCACCACCACAACCTGAGCCACGTACAAGCTCTTCGGTTTACCCCGGTGGCCCTCCAATGCCTAATTATACCCCAAAACTATTGAAATTTGTTGATACAGCTGAGATGATTAGAGGGCCACAAGATCCTCCTGGATACTGGGTTGTCTCTGGGGCAAGACTAGTTGTTGAGGAAGGCAAGATTGCTCTACGGGTCAAGTACTCCTTACTGACAGCTACAATACCCGATGAACATACCTGA
- the LOC18607138 gene encoding MACPF domain-containing protein At4g24290, translating into MTAPKAAEMAIGSIGCGYDIATGLRLKYCKGNSKDSCLIEIDEDRIHEIVLPGGISIPNVSKSIKCYKGERTRFKSDLLSFGQMSEQFNQEISLTGNIPSGLFNSMFEFSGCWQKDAANAKTLAFDGVFITLYSVALEKSQMVLRDHVKKAVPSFWEPAALARFIETYGTHITVGVKMGGKDVIYMKQQHSSNLQPAEIQKRLKDVADKRFLDANVHSSMAAEQVFQSDKDIISIYKRRGGSDNRNLSHNDWLQTVQSEPDVISMSFIPIASLLNGVPGSGFLSHVINLYLRYKPPIEELHQFLEFQLPRQWAPVFSELPLGPQRKQQSTASLQFSFMGPKLFVNTTTVDAGKRPVTGLRLYLQGNRKNRLSIHLQHLSSLPKIFQLADDPNGNFCQKSHDHKYYERVYWKNYSHVCVAPVESVGDLSIVTGAQLQVENHGSKDILFLRLRFSTVLGAMVAKHPEWDGSPGLAPKAGLLSILSSSLVSDISFKEPPPRLADVSINSAIYPGGPPEPVQGPKLLKFVDTTEMTRGPEEIPGYWVVSGARLVVEQGKISLQVKYSLLTVIMPDEEAIEEH; encoded by the exons ATGACAGCTCCAAAAGCGGCTGAGATGGCCATTGGGTCCATTGGATGTGGGTATGATATCGCAACGGGTCTTAGGCTGAAGTACTGTAAAGGGAATTCAAAAGATTCGTGTCTTATTGAGATTGATGAAGATAGAATCCATGAGATTGTTTTGCCTGGTGGAATTTCAATACCCAACGTGTCCAAATCAATTAAATGCTATAAAGGGGAGCGCACACGATTCAAGTCGGATCTCCTCTCCTTCGGACAG ATGTCAGAGCAGTTCAACCAAGAAATATCTTTGACTGGAAATATACCTTCAGGCCTCTTCAATTCCATGTTTGAGTTCTCTGGTTGTTGGCAAAAAGATGCTGCCAATGCCAAGACGCTTGCTTTTGATGGGGTGTTCATCACCCTCTACTCAGTTGCACTGGAGAAATCTCAGATGGTGCTACGAGATCATGTCAAGAAAGCAGTCCCATCTTTTTGGGAACCTGCAGCATTGGCAAG GTTTATTGAGACTTATGGCACCCATATTACTGTTGGTGTGAAGATGGGAGGGAAGGATGTTATTTACATGAAACAGCAGCATTCCTCAAATCTTCAACCTGCTGAAATCCAGAAAAGATTGAAGGATGTGGCTGATAAGAGGTTTTTAGATGCCAATGTACATTCTAGCATGGCAGCTGAGCAAGTTTTCCAGAGTGACAAG GATATTATAAGCATTTACAAAAGGAGAGGTGGAAGTGATAATAGAAACCTATCTCATAATGACTGGTTACAAACAGTTCAGTCAGAGCCTGATGTGATCTCAATGTCCTTTATCCCAATTGCTTCTCTATTGAATGGAGTCCCGGGTAGTGGATTTCTGAGCCATGTCATAAATCTGTATTTGCGAT ATAAACCACCAATTGAAGAACTCCACCAGTTTTTGGAGTTTCAGCTTCCAAGGCAGTGGGCACCAGTTTTTAGTGAACTTCCTCTTGGTCCACAACGAAAGCAACAAAGCACTGCATCTTTGCAATTCAGCTTCATGGGGCCTAAGCTTTTTGTGAACACTACAACG GTTGATGCGGGTAAAAGGCCAGTGACTGGCCTCCGACTTTATCTACAAGGGAATAGGAAAAACCGCTTATCCATCCACTTGCAGCACCTTTCCTCCCTCCCAAAAATCTTCCAACTTGCAGATGATCCAAATGGGAACTTCTGCCAAAAGTCTCATGATCATAAATACTACGAGAGAGTTTATTGGAAGAACTACTCTCACGTATGTGTTGCTCCTGTTGAGTCTGTGGGGGATCTTTCCATAGTAACTGGAGCCCAATTGCAGGTTGAGAATCATGGTTCTAAAGATATTCTCTTCTTACGGCTACGCTTCTCAACTGTCTTGGGAGCTATGGTTGCTAAGCATCCAGAATGGGATGGATCACCTGGGTTGGCACCCAAGGCAGGACTCTTATCCATATTAAGCAGTTCTCTCGTCTCAGACATATCATTTAAGGAGCCACCTCCAAGGCTAGCTGATGTAAGTATAAACTCTGCTATTTATCCTGGAGGCCCACCTGAGCCTGTACAAGGCCCCAAgcttttgaaatttgttgaTACAACAGAGATGACAAGAGGGCCGGAAGAAATTCCTGGATATTGGGTCGTTTCTGGGGCAAGGTTAGTTGTTGAGCAGGGAAAGATCTCTCTCCAGGTTAAGTATTCTTTATTGACTGTAATAATGCCTGATGAAGAAGCAATAGAGGAGCACTAG